The Atlantibacter hermannii genomic interval CTGGCGCTGCTGCCGGCGACGCACCCGCTGCACCTGTCGGAATGGATGCTGACGCTGCTCGGTAAAATCCTCTGTTACGCGATCATGGCGGTGGCGCTGGACCTGGTCTGGGGTTATGCCGGGATGCTCTCGCTGGGACATGGGCTGTTTTTCGCCCTCGGCGGTTATGCCATGGGCATGTATCTGATGCGCCAGGCCGCAGGGGATGGGCTGCCCGGATTTATGAGCTTTCTCTCCTGGACGGAGCTGCCCTGGTACTGGTTCGGCACCAGCAGCTTTTTATGGACGTTGATGCTGATTGTGCTGGTGCCGGGCCTGCTGGCGCTGCTGTTCGGCTATTTCGCGTTTCGCTCAAAAATCAAAGGCGTGTATTTCTCAATCATGACCCAGGCGCTGACCTGGGCCGGGATGTTGCTGTTCTTTCGTAATGAAACCGGCTTTGGCGGCAATAACGGTTTTACCGGCTTCACCACGCTGCTCGGTATGCCAGTGACCGCGACCGGCACGCGCATCGGCCTGTTTGTGGCGACGGTACTGGTTCTGGCCCTGAGTCTGGTCATCGGCTGGGGGCTGGCAAAAAGCAAATTTGGCCGGGTGCTGACGGCGGTGCGCGACGCGGAAAGCCGCCTGACGTTCTGCGGCTACGATCCGAAGGGCTTTAAGCTGCTGGTCTGGACGCTGTCGGCGGTGCTCTGCGGGCTGGCGGGGGCGCTGTATGTGCCGCAAGTCGGCATTATCAACCCCGGCGAAATGTCGCCGACCAATTCTATCGAAGCGGCCATCTGGGTGGCGCTGGGGGGACGCGGCACGCTGATTGGCCCGGTGATCGGCGCAGGCCTGGTTAACGGCGCGAAAAGCCTGTTCACGGTGACTATGCCGGAGTACTGGCTGCTGTTCCTCGGGTTGATGTTTATTCTGGTGACGCGCTTCTTACCGCGCCGGCGTAGTTGGGCTAATCAGGCGAGGCAAATCATGATGCAACCGGATGAAGGATTGTTTACCCGCCAGCAGGTCACGGATCGGTATCGCGCGCAAACCGACCCGGTACTGCAACTGGAAAACATCAGCGTCAGTTTTGATGGCTTTAAAGCGTTAACTGACCTGAGTTTACAGATTGGCGTGGGCGAACTGCGCTGCATTATCGGCCCCAACGGTGCCGGGAAAACCACACTGATGGATGTGATCACCGGCAAAACCCGGCCCCAGAGCGGACGGGCGATTTACGACCAGACCACCGATTTGACCGCGTTGTCGTCCATTGAGATTGCCCGTCAGGGGATTGGCCGTAAATTCCAGAAGCCGACGGTGTTTGAGGCGCTGAGCGTGGTTTGAAAACCTCGAACTGGCGCAAAAGGGCGATAAGTCCGTATGGGGCACATTGCGGGCACGCCTCCAGCGGCGAAAAACGCGATCGGATTGATGAGATCCTGAGCCTGCTGCGGCTGAATGCCGAGCGTCACCGGGCGGCGGGCACTCTCTCTCACGGGCAAAAGCAGTTTCTGGAAATTGGCATGTTGCTGATTCAGGAGCCGCACCTGCTGCTGCTGGATGAACCGGCCGCCGGGATGACCGATGCGGAAACGGAATACAGCGCCGAGCTGTTCCGCGCCCTGGCGGGCAAACACTCCCTGATGGTGGTGGAGCACGATATGGGTTTTGTGGAAACCATCGCCGACCGGGTGACGGTGCTGCATCAGGGGCAGGTGCTGGCGGAAGGATCACTGCGCGACGTGCAGAACAATGAGCAGGTTATTGACGTCTATTTAGGGCGCTAAGGAGCGGGAATGTTACAGGTCAGCGGTCTGAATCAGTTTTACGGCGGCAGCCATATTCTGCGCGGCGTGTCGTTTGAGGTACGGCCTGGCGAGGTCACCTGCCTGCTGGGGCGTAACGGCGTGGGCAAAAGCACGCTCTTAAAATGCCTGATGGGCCTGATTGCCGCCCGTTCCGGCGAGGTGATGTTTCAGGACAAAAACATCACGCGCCTGAAACCGCACCAGCGGGTGCGGGCGGGCATGGCTTACGTGCCTCAGGGGCGCGAGATTTTCCCGCGCCTGACGGTGGAAGAAAATCTGCTGATGGGGCTGTCACGCTTTTCAGGTCGGGATGCGCGGAGCGTTCCCGATGAAATTTACGCGTTATTCCCGGTGCTGCATGAGATGAAACAACGGCGTGGCGGCGATCTTTCGGGTGGGCAGCAGCAACAACTGGCGATTGGCCGTGCGCTGGCCTGCCGTCCGCAGTTGTTGATCCTGGATGAGCCCACCGAGGGGATTCAACCCTCGGTAATTAAACAGATCGGCGCGGTGATTGCTGAACTGTCCAGGCGCGGCGATATGGCAATTTTACTGGTGGAGCAGTTTTACGATTTCGCCGCAGAACTGGCCGACAGCTACCTGGTGATGTCGCGTGGCGACATCATCCAGCGCGGCGCGGGGAGCCAGATGGAGCAGGACGGGGTAAGGGGTCTGGTTGCGATTTAAGCCGGGTGATGACCCGGCAATGGTTTGAAGAAGTTACAGCGATTTGTATTCTTCGAATAATTCCGGGAACTTATCAAACATTTTAAAGAGTTTCACCACGGCTATCGGCGGCGTGGTTTTCCCTGTTTCATAACGCGAAAAGGCATTTACGCCGCCGCCAAACAGCATACCGGCCTGTTGCTGATCGATGCGCAAATTTTTACGCACCCGGGTAAACAGCGTCGGGTCGAAAGATTCTGCATTCACCGCAGTGCGGAAGGCTGAGGCCTGAGCGCTAAAGGCGTTGCTTTCTTCAGGAGTAAAGATAATTTCACCGCAGGAATTGCAATATTCGCCAACAATCCCACGCAAGGTTGTTTTGCTGCCTTTGTATTCATAGGGCAGATCGCGGCTTTCATGAGTTAAATGGCCGCCGCCACAAACGGGACAAGTTTTCATCATAACTCCTTAAATGACACAATCAGGACGTCATCTTTCACGATAAGCTTAAGATAGATATGGCGTTCGTCGAAACGCGTGCGATACACATCATGCCAGATGGTTTCATCATGATACGCAGTCATACTTTTATAAAAATGACTCTGGTCCAGCAGCAAAACAACTTTGCACATTAAGGGTAACACTGGCGCGGGGAAGCCTAATTCAAGCGCGCCTTGCGTGGCGGTAAAGGTGGTTTTGACTTTGCCTGACCGCACCATTTCTTTCACCACGCTCAGAGGGACGTTGGGTGTTCCTTTTCTCATGGGTGATTCATCCTGAACTATAATTCACCTCAGAGGTTATTTCAAACGGGGTGGGTTATCCAGACGATTTTTTGTGCACTTAAACACATCCCGTCGTCGTCGCGGTCGCTCGCGGTGCGCGCATCCCTTTCAGCATCAACAGGTATGCGCCCGCCGTGGCAACCATCAGAATGGCGAACAGTGACCAGGGCGGCAGGTGGGTGAGGATCACCCCCGTGACCAGTGGGTTTAGTGCGCCGCCGAGCCAGCCCAGCGACTGGGCAGAGAAGTAGCTGGCTTTCAGGCCGTTGGGCGCGATGTTGTCCACCAGCATGTATTCCCCGGGGGGCATAGATTAACTCACCGAAGGTGAACACGGCGGCGGAGAGCCCCCAGAGCCACAGATTGCCGCCGGACATCATAAAACCGGCCAGGCCCATCAGGAAAAACACTGTGCCTAACAGCATCAGCCGCCTGAGGTTTTCCGCGCGAATGCGTTTACCCACCACATATTGCAACGACACCACCACCGCAGCATTAACCGGCAGCACCACGCCGACGACGGTTTCCGCCAGACGGTTGTCCGCCACCACCAGTACATATTGTGAAATACAGGAGGCGAAAGAGCCGAACACCAGCGAGCCGAGAAACGCCGACAGGGTGAAGTAAATCAGGGCGCGATCCTGCATCAGCACGGCTAATGTGTTGCGCTTTTCCGTACCGCTGTCGGGCTGCGTATGCAGGGGTTTTACGCAGCACTGGATCAGGATAAACGGAATCGAACTGCTGATAGCCGCCAGCCAGAACGGCATATTCACGCCATACAGCAACAGCCAGGTGCCGAGGGGCGGGCCGACGGTCCAGCCGATATTGAGAAAGGTGTAGTTCAGCGAAAAGACTTTGGCTTTCACCGAAGGCGTCAGAGTCTCAGAAAAATAGCTTTTCAGTACCGTGGCGAAGACCGAATAGGCGCAGTTGACCAGGGAGAACCAGGCCACGGCCAGCGCGGCGTTATGGGTAAGCGGAATAGCCACAAAGCCGCTGACAAAGACGGCGATAGCCAACAGCATATAGCGTTTTTTTTCGAAGCGGTCGGCGAGGATGCCGAAGCCCAGACTAAAGAACACCCCTACGGTCAGGGCGATACTCATGGCGATACCGATCTGATCCACCGCCATATGGTACTGGCGATTCAGATAGATGGTCATAAACGGCAGCGTAGCGCCGCGACCAATGGTTAACAGAACTGATGAGGCGAGCAGAGCGCCGATAGAGAGTGTGTGCCTGGGCTGCATGTTGTGATCTTTTTGTAATAAACAGAGCGATATGCTGCATGGGTTATGGCTTTAAGCAATACCACGGCATATCGGGGTTGTACACCCAGCCTGTTGTTCTGGCGTGCTTTTTAGATGTGCATAATTTGGTGATCCCTTTTTGTAAAGTTTTGAGGTAGGGTGAACTGTTAACAAAATTTTAATTTTTGGGGCAGGGGTATGACACGTAAAGATGGACTGCTGGCGCTGCTGGTGGTGACGATATGGGGCGTCAATTTTGTCGTCATCAAGTGGGGGCTCCATGCGATGCCGCCGTTGTTACTGGCCGGGCTGCGTTTTTTACTGGTGGCGTTTCCGGCGTTGTTTTTTGTCGCGCGTCCGAAAGTACCGCTGCGTCTGCTGCTGGGTTACGGCATGACCATCAGTTTTGGTCAGTTCGCCTTTTTGTTCTGTGCGATTAAGTTCGGTATGCCTGCCGGGCTTGCCTCGCTGGTGCTTCAGGCCCAGGCGTTTTTCACTATTATTCTCGGCGCGCTAACCTTCGGCGAGCGGTTGCAGCCCCGGCAACTGGCGGGAATTTTGCTGGCGGTGGTCGGGGGGCTGGTGTTGATTGAAGCCAGTCTGAACGGGCAGCATGTCGCGCTGCTGGGCTTTATGCTGACTCTGGCTGGCGCATTCAGTTGGGCGTGCGGGAATATTTTTAATAAGAAGATTATGCAGCATGAAACACGTCCGGCGGTGATGTCGCTGGTGGTGTGGAGCGCCCTGATCCCGATTGCGCCATTCTTTGTCGCCAGCATGCTGCTCGACGGCCCGACGACGGTGTTGCTGAGCCTGATGCATATCGACATGGTGACGATTTTGTCGCTGTTGTATCTGGCGTTTGGCGCCACGATCGTCGGCTATGGGATTTGGGGGACGCTGCTGGGCCGTTATGAGACCTGGCGCGTTGCGCCGCTGTCGCTGCTGGTGCCGGTGGTGGGGATGGCCAGCGCCGCGCTGTTGCTGGGTGAGACGATGTCACTGATGCAGATGGGCGGGCGGTATTGATTATGGCCGGGTTATATATCAATGTTTTTGGGGTTCCGCTGGCGCGGAAAGTGCGGGGAATGTGAGGGTTCCGGTCGCTTTGGGCAGCGAGGCTTTTTGAATTTTGTGGAATTGTTCTGTTCGCCTGGCTGGCGAGGCCTTTTTGGGTTTTGTGGAATGGTTCTGTTCGCTTGGGGCAGCGGGGCCCTTTTTGTAGGGTGGATTTGTTCCGTTCGCTTCAGGCAGCGGTGCGCTTCAATAGCCACCGGCGAACGCGACCGGGTTGGGGGCGCTCGCCGCCGCGCCCCCAACACCCCCGGCTCCCCCTGCCACCCTCGCCGCTTCGCGGTACCCTCGGCTTATCACGTCCGGCTTCGGGTCGGGCGAGATACGGCTTCCTGCCTTTCTCGCCCTCAAGCCGCATCCCTGCGGCTTGTCCCGGCCTCCCGCGAACACCTCGGCGAGGGCGATGGGGTCCAACACCCCCGCGGTACTTTCAGGTTTTCTAATGTGACTGAAGTGTCGCTATGAGTATGAGAAATGCTCACAGCGACAAAAGGCATTCTGAAAAAAGAAAATCGTGGAATTAGTGGCGTTATCTCACAGCGACAAAAGCCGTTCAGTAAAACATAAGAAAATCAAAGTGGCCGGGAGCCGGGGGGGTCGGGGGCGCGGCGGGGAGCGCCCCTGACACGTTCGCCGTCAATGCGGTTCCATGGATGAAAAGAGTCCGAGCGAACGGAACCCTTCCACAGAGTTAAACTCGCGAACAGAACCCTTCTCAGCGTTTAACCAAACGCCTGAAAATCTCACCCCGCGTTGTAATACGCCACCCCAAGCTCATCCGACTTATCGCTCCCCGCGCCGCGATGATTAAAATCATACGGCGATGCGGAGTTCGTCGCGGACGTCAGCGACACATCCGGCGCTTGCCGATCGCTGAACTCTGTGGTCTGCGCCGCCGCAGCTGTGCCCGACGCCAGTAACATCAGCGCGCAGGCCGCTAAGACGTGTTTCATGTTTTCCTCGATAACGTTGATCAACGCCATGTTTAATGATTAATACGATGCAAATAGAGCGCATCATTGGCCGTGGCATTCACGCGAAACTTATGCGGCGGCAGCGAAAAATAGTTCTTAAACGTGCGCGTCAGCGTCTGTTGCGATTCAAAGCCATAACGCTCAGCTAAAAACAGAATCGGTTCATTGCTGCTTTTCAACTGCTGTGCGATTTCAGTCAGTTTACGGTTACGGATATATTGACCTAATGAATGGCCCGTCTCTTTCTTAAACATCCGTTGCAGGTGCCATTTCGAATAACCGGAACGTTCTGACACCTTTTCCAGTGAAAGCGGGGACTCCAGATTCTCTTCAATCCAGTCTAGAATGCTATGAATCGTCACCGCATCATTGTTGCGTCTGGACATCGTCTTATCTCCGTCAGTTACGGCAGAATTTTCTTGAGCAGGTGTTCAAGCGTCGCCACTTCTTCTGCCGTCAGATTTTTTGTTAATTCCTGATGCAGGGTTTGCCCTACTAATTGATGACATTGTTCACACAGCGCAGCGCCTTCCGGCGTCAACTGGATCAGTACACCGCGTTTATCATTAGGATTCGGCATACGGGCAATCCAGCCCTTTGCGACCAGCCGATCAAGCATGCGGGTCAGGGCGCCTAAATCTACCGATAGCACCTTCTTCAGCTCCACCGGCGTAATGGACCCTCCACAACGAATGGAACACAGCACTTTGAACTGCGTGGCGGTGATATCCAGCGGCGAGAGGTAGTCATTAAGCAAACGATCTTTCTTCTGATTCACCATGTGGATCAGGCGACCCAGCGGGATGATGTTATTAAACAGATCGTCAGGATTATTCACAGTGGTTGCCCAGGCAAGTAGATTAGTCACGGCAGATATTATTGCCCAGGCAAATATAAGTCAAACGAATGGGATCAGGATCACACGTTTTGCTAAACCGGGAAAAAAACGCAGCGTGTTAAGAAGAATAATTCACCATAAAACAGAAGCTTAAAACTGAGCGTCGTCGCCGGGTTTGACGGGGCGGGTTGGGTGAAACACGCTTTTGAAGCCTGCCTGAATAAACCTAACGCATTGAAAGCCATGTTTTGGCACACGGTTTTTTTATCATCCGCCCGTTATGTCACAAGGGAGAACCTGCATGTTGGAATTGATTAAGGCACTGGGGCTGGGGCTGGTCGTGCTGCTGCCGCTCGCTAACCCTTTAACCACCGTCGCGCTGTTTCTCGGCTTGTCCGGGCACATGAGCAGCGCCGAGCGCAACCGTACCTCCTTTATGGCCTCGGTGAATGTGGTGATTATCATGCTGGTGGCGTGGTATGCAGGCCAGCTGGTGATGGATACCTTCGGTATTTCGATTCCCGGTCTGCGGATTGCCGGCGGGCTGATTGTGGCGTTTATCGGGTTCCGGATGCTGTTCCCACCGCCGAAAGGTCACCATACCCCGGAAGTGCAGAGTAAAAGCGAAGCGCTGCAGGAAGAGCCGGAAACCAATATTGCCTTTGTGCCGCTGGCGATGCCCAGCACCGCCGGCCGGGAACCATCGCGATGATCATCAGCTCCGCTTCCACCTTGCGTCACTCTGACGCATTCGCGCCGTGGATTATCACCGTTGCGCCGCCGCTGGTGTTTATTATCGTGGGCGCGATCCTTTGGGTCAGCCTGCGCAGTTCCGGGGCGGTGATGCGCATCGTCGGCAAAAGCGGTATCGAAGCGATCTCGCGCCTGATGGGCTTTTTGCTGGTCTGTATGGGGGTGCAGTTTATTATTAACGGTGTGCTGGAGATTATTACGCATTACCACGGCGGATAAACAGTTCAGGCAGGGCGGCGAAGGGGCATCGCGTTCGGGCGGCTGACCCGTGTATCAGCCGCCCGTTACGTTCAGTTTACCGCTTTCGGTTGCTCTTCCAGCGATACCGGCCAGCGCCGGAAAACAATCATTGCCCATATCAGGGCTGCCGCCGCAGGGATGGCACCCACATAGCCCACCGACGCCATGGAGGCATTCATGCTCACCACATTGCCGAGCAGCGCACCCGCGCCGATGCCGATATTAAAAATGCCGGAAAACAGCGCCATGGCGACATCCGTCGCGTCCGGTGCCAGCGCCAGCACTTTCACCTGCATCCCCAGCGCGATCAGCATAATGGCAATCCCCCAGAAGGCGCACAGCGCAGTGAGCGTCGCGGTGTTGCCGCTGGCGGGCAACAGCAACAACAGGCAGCACACCAGCAGCGCGATGGCCGCACCGATCAGCAGCGATGCGTGTTGATTACCCAGCTTGCCGAAAATGACACTGCCGATAATCCCGGTGAAACCGAGCACCAGCAACAGGATCGTCGCGAAGTTCTCGCTGAGCCCCGCCACGGTCTGGACAAACGGTTCGATATAGCTGTAGGCGGTAAAATGGGCCGTAACCACCACCACCGTAAGAATATAGATACTGATCAACGCCGGACGGCGGAACAGCGCGGGCAGGCTTTTTAATGAGCCGGAGTGCTCGCTCGGCAGCGTGGGCAGCAGACGCGCCAGACAAACCAGCGTGATCAAAGCACCGATACCGATAGCGAAAAAGGTGGTACGCCAGCCGAAATACTGGCCTACCAGCCGTCCGACCGGAATACCCAGCACCGACGCCAGCGCCGTACCGGTGGCAATCAGGCTGAGCGCCTGGGCGCGTTTGCCAGCCGGCGCCAGACGAATCGCCAGCGAGGCGGTAATCGACCAGAAAATCGCATGGGCGAAGGCAATACCCACGCGGCTGGCAACCAGGATTTCAAAATTCCACGCCATGAATGACAGCATATGGCTGGCGATAAAGACCACGAACAGGGCGATTAACAGCTTACGCCGCTCAATGTTGCTGGTTAGCAACATAAAGGGCAGAGACATCAGCCCTACCACCCACGCGTAGATGGTCAACATAATGCCTGCCTGGGCGCTCGGCATATCGAAACTGCGAGCAATATCCGACAACAAGCCCACCGGCACAAATTCCGTGGTGTTAAAGATGAACGCGGCGACAGCAAGCGTAACTACCCGCAGCCACGCGGTTTTGCGTGAGACTGTGTTGTTTGTCATAAAGATGTATCGCGCTTGTTAAAGGACGGCAGAAAGGGGCGATCATAAAACCATCACTTCGCCGAATTCAATCTTTTTGTGATCTAAATCTCGTTTTTGCCCGCGCTCTGACGCACCAGAAAATATTATCCGGAGGCGGTTTTCTTGACCCGTCCCGTGAAAGGTATTCACAAAATATATGATGCTAATTTCATTCATAAGTAAATAATATGTTAAGAATGAGTGTGGAATGTAATTTATCTATTATTTAAAAGCACAAAAATAAATTTATTAATTAACCTGAGACGGTTATTTATACATATTTCCCGAAAGGTGATATTACAAATTCTATTTCATTCGCATTAGTTAAATTAATCCGAAATTAATAAAATGTCGACCCCGTAGCAATTTCTTAATTAATTACTTTCGGAAAGCATTGACCGGGGGGTTTTTGACCGTGTCCGTCACATTAATGGTGGTTGATGTACCTTAGGATCGCCGCGTCTTGAAAATAAAACTCTGTATCAGACGGCTACGAAAGGATTTACCATGATAACCTACGATAATCTTCCACTGACCATCCACGATATAATGGAAGCCCGCACCCGTCTTAATGGGCGCATCTATAAAACCGGTCAGCCGCGTTCCAACTATTTAAGCGAACGTTGTAAGGGAGAAATTTTCCTTAAATTTGAAAATATGCAACGCACCGGGTCATTTAAAATTCGTGGAGCCTTTAATAAATTAAGTTCGTTAACTGAAGAAGAAAAACGCCAGGGCGTGGTAGCGTGCTCAGCAGGCAACCATGCACAGGGAGTTTCATTATCCTGCGCTATGTTGGGAATTAACGGAAAGGTGGTGATGCCTTCCTGCGCGCCGAAATCTAAAGTGGCCGCCACAACGGATTATTCCGCTGAAGTGATCCTGCACGGAAATAGCTTCAACGAGACCATCGCTAAAGCCAGCGAAATTATGGAAATGGAAGGGCGCTTGTTTATTCCGCCTTTTGACGACGAGAAAGTGATCGCCGGTCAGGGTACCATTGGCCTTGAAATTCTTGAAGATTTGTATGATGTGGACAACGTGATTGTGCCTATCGGCGGCGGTGGACTGATTGCCGGTGTGGCGCTGGCGATTAAATCCATTAACCCACGCATTAATATTATCGGTGTTCAGTCAGAGAACGTACACGGCATGGCGTCTTCTTATTATGCCGGCCAAATTACTAATCACCGAAATTCCGGGACATTAGCCGACGGCTGCGATGTCGCGCGTCCGGGGATTTTAACGTATGAAATCGTAAAAGATCTGGTCACTGATATTGTACTGGTCACCGAAGAAGAAATTCGTTCCAGTATGGTTCACCTGATCCAGAGAAATAAAATCATTACCGAAGGGGCAGGCGCATTAGCCAGCGCAGCATTATTAAGCGGCAAGCTTGATCATTATATCCAGGGTAAGAAAACCGTTAGCATTATTTCCGGTGGCAATATTGACCTGTCACGCGTTTCGCAAATTACCGGTCTTGAAACCACTCACTAATAATTTTTTGTACAGGATATTTCAAATGAGTTTGGATAATACTGTTGTAACCGGTCAGAAGGCGTCGGGCTTTGCCTGGCGTAAGTCTGACACCACGTGGACTCTGGGTCTGTTTGGTACCGCAATCGGCCGCCGGGGTATTATTTTTCCCAATACGCGCGGGTTTCGGCGGGTTAATTCCCATTTTATTAATGCTGGTGCTGGCTTATCCGATTGCGTTCTTTTTGCCACCGTGCGCTGGCGCGTCTGTGCCTGTCTGGCAGCAACCCGTCAGGTAACATTACCGAAACGGTTGAAGAGCATTTCGGTAAAACCGGCGGGGTGGTTATCACCTTCCTGTACTTCTTTGCGATTTGTCCGCTGCTGTGGATTTACGGCGTGACCATCACCAACACCTTTATGACCTTCTGGGTCAACCAGCTCGGCATGGCGCCGTTGAACCGCGGTTTTGTCGCGCTGTTCCTGCTGCTGTTGATGGCTTTCGTTATCTGGTTTGGTAAAGACCTGATGGTGAAAGTGATGAGCTTCCTGGTGTTCCGTTCATCGCGAGCCTGGTGCTGATTTCTCTGTCGCTGATCCCTTACTGGAACGGTGCCGTTATCGAGCAGGCAAGCGTTGCGGATATTTCCCTGCTGGGCCATGACGGTATTCTGGTTACCGTGTGGTTAGGGATCTCCATCATGGTGTTCTCCTTTAACTTCTCGCCGATTGTCTCTTCCTTCGTCGTGTCCAAACGCGAAGAGTACGAAGGCGAATTCGGTAAAGAGTACACCGAGAAGAAATGTTCCCAGATCATCTCCCGCGCCAGCATGTTGATGGTGGCCGTGGTGATGTTCTTTGCCTTCAGCTGCCTGTTCACGCTGTCTCCGGCAAACATGGCGGAAGCTAAAGCGCAGAACATTCCGGTGCTGTCTTACCTGGCGAACCACTTCGCCACGATGAGCGGAACCAAATCGACTTTTGCAACCGTTCTGGAATACGCCGCGTCTCTGATTGCGCTGGTGGCAATTTTCAAATCCTTCTTCGGCCACTATCTGGGTACGCTGGAAGGTCTGAACGGCCTGATCCTGAAGTTCGGTTATCAGGGCGATAAAACCAAAATCTCTGAAAGCAAACTGAACACCATCAGCATGGTCTTCATCATGGGCTCCACCTGGGTTGTGGCTTACGCTAACCCGAACATCCTGGACCTCATTGAAGCCATGGGCGCGCCGATTATCGCTTCTCTGCTGTGCCTGCTGCCGATGTACGCCATCAGCAAAACACCCGCGATGGCGAAATACAAAGGCCGTGCGGACAACGTGTTCGTCACCCTGATTGGCCTGCTGACCATCCTGAACATCGCTTACAAGCTGTTTTAATCCCTACTTCCTCAACTTCAAAGCCCACCCGAAAGGGTGGGCGGAGCAGTGTAATGAACGCAGATTCTGTTGTACTTGTCATTAATTGTGGCTCTTCGTCGATCAAGTTTTCCGTTCTGGACGTCGGGCATTGCGAAGTGGTTCTTTCCGGCATTGCCGACAGTATTGGTTCCGACAACGCGTTTCTGGTGGTGGATAAAACGACCCGAATCGCCCTCGCTGACAGTACCTACGAAGCCGCGCTCGCGGCCATCGCCGGGGAGCTGGACAAGCGTCAACTTATGGATGCGGTGCGGTTAATCGGCCATCGCATCGCGCACGGCGGCGACATCTTTAGCGACGCCGTGATCATCACCGATGAGGTGATGGAACAAATCAAACGGGTGTCGCCGCTGGCACCGCTTCACAACTATGCCAACCTGGCAGGCGTTACCGCCGCGCGCCATCTCTTCCCCCGGTTTGCCGCAGGTGGCGGTCTTCGATACCGGATTCCATCAAACCCTGAAGCCGGAAGCGTACCTCTACGGGCTCCCGTATCAGTTCGCGGAACAGTACGGCGTACGCCGCTATGGTTTCCACGGCCACCTCCCACCGTTATGTAGCGAGTGAGGCCGTCGCCATGCTGGATCTGGATGAAAACGACGCCGGACTGGTGATCGCGCATCTGGGTAACGGCGCGTCGATTTGCGCCGTACAGGACGGCAAAAGCGTCGATACCT includes:
- the ydeA gene encoding sugar efflux transporter, which translates into the protein MTNNTVSRKTAWLRVVTLAVAAFIFNTTEFVPVGLLSDIARSFDMPSAQAGIMLTIYAWVVGLMSLPFMLLTSNIERRKLLIALFVVFIASHMLSFMAWNFEILVASRVGIAFAHAIFWSITASLAIRLAPAGKRAQALSLIATGTALASVLGIPVGRLVGQYFGWRTTFFAIGIGALITLVCLARLLPTLPSEHSGSLKSLPALFRRPALISIYILTVVVVTAHFTAYSYIEPFVQTVAGLSENFATILLLVLGFTGIIGSVIFGKLGNQHASLLIGAAIALLVCCLLLLLPASGNTATLTALCAFWGIAIMLIALGMQVKVLALAPDATDVAMALFSGIFNIGIGAGALLGNVVSMNASMASVGYVGAIPAAAALIWAMIVFRRWPVSLEEQPKAVN
- the tdcB gene encoding catabolic threonine dehydratase; the encoded protein is MITYDNLPLTIHDIMEARTRLNGRIYKTGQPRSNYLSERCKGEIFLKFENMQRTGSFKIRGAFNKLSSLTEEEKRQGVVACSAGNHAQGVSLSCAMLGINGKVVMPSCAPKSKVAATTDYSAEVILHGNSFNETIAKASEIMEMEGRLFIPPFDDEKVIAGQGTIGLEILEDLYDVDNVIVPIGGGGLIAGVALAIKSINPRINIIGVQSENVHGMASSYYAGQITNHRNSGTLADGCDVARPGILTYEIVKDLVTDIVLVTEEEIRSSMVHLIQRNKIITEGAGALASAALLSGKLDHYIQGKKTVSIISGGNIDLSRVSQITGLETTH
- the marC_1 gene encoding multiple antibiotic resistance protein yields the protein MLELIKALGLGLVVLLPLANPLTTVALFLGLSGHMSSAERNRTSFMASVNVVIIMLVAWYAGQLVMDTFGISIPGLRIAGGLIVAFIGFRMLFPPPKGHHTPEVQSKSEALQEEPETNIAFVPLAMPSTAGREPSR
- the tdcC_2 gene encoding threonine/serine transporter yields the protein MLISLSLIPYWNGAVIEQASVADISLLGHDGILVTVWLGISIMVFSFNFSPIVSSFVVSKREEYEGEFGKEYTEKKCSQIISRASMLMVAVVMFFAFSCLFTLSPANMAEAKAQNIPVLSYLANHFATMSGTKSTFATVLEYAASLIALVAIFKSFFGHYLGTLEGLNGLILKFGYQGDKTKISESKLNTISMVFIMGSTWVVAYANPNILDLIEAMGAPIIASLLCLLPMYAISKTPAMAKYKGRADNVFVTLIGLLTILNIAYKLF
- the tdcC_1 gene encoding threonine/serine transporter TdcC, which codes for MRSFCHRALARLCLSGSNPSGNITETVEEHFGKTGGVVITFLYFFAICPLLWIYGVTITNTFMTFWVNQLGMAPLNRGFVALFLLLLMAFVIWFGKDLMVKVMSFLVFRSSRAWC
- the marC_2 gene encoding multiple antibiotic resistance protein; translation: MIISSASTLRHSDAFAPWIITVAPPLVFIIVGAILWVSLRSSGAVMRIVGKSGIEAISRLMGFLLVCMGVQFIINGVLEIITHYHGG
- the tdcD_2 gene encoding propionate kinase/acetate kinase C, anaerobic, producing MNADSVVLVINCGSSSIKFSVLDVGHCEVVLSGIADSIGSDNAFLVVDKTTRIALADSTYEAALAAIAGELDKRQLMDAVRLIGHRIAHGGDIFSDAVIITDEVMEQIKRVSPLAPLHNYANLAGVTAARHLFPRFAAGGGLRYRIPSNPEAGSVPLRAPVSVRGTVRRTPLWFPRPPPTVM